CAATGATCCTCTGGGGTTATGGGATAGACTTGGCTAGGAGTCACACATAAAGCCTCAAAGGTAGTTTATCTTTAAGATCCTGTAGTAGCAAATGGGCAGCCTGTATTGAGTCAGTAAAACTGAAGTGGAACTCAGCATTGCTTATAATACTGTAGAACAGGTAGGtgtcaacatatgaacacagttggttcagagaggctgttcatagctgaattgtttgtacactgtcatttattaattttcagtCTCTAATCTccttttgaggtcatttaaatgtcattactattctaaatacCAAAGTACTATTCCTTAAGACTgatcagaaacaattacaggacataaaaaagaTCAgttaagataatcctttatttgtcccacagttgGGAATTTGTCATGATTGCACCAGTAGTATCCAGAGAGAATGGAAGAATAGGATAGATGGTAGTAGGATAGAGTAGTGGAAGAGAGATtcaaacatgcatacatacatatttaggAATGTACAATTTACAACCCTCAGTGGTCATACAGATTGTgtcagtgattgtgtgtgtgagtaattgTATGTGTATGGTCGATTGTGAGCAGCGCTGGTTATACAGTCTGACAGCTGCAGGAAGAGAAAGACCTGCGATAATGTTCTTTTACACATTTAGGGTGTAGCAGTCTATCGCTAAATGAGTTCTCCGGTGATGTTAACAGGCCCTGCAGGGCTGGAAGTATCCAATCAACTTGTTGAGGAACTCAACATATGGAGAAACATCTCAAATCCATCTTCAAAAGTTCTTTGTTTTGTGGTGCCACTTAACCttaccatttttaattaatgccaTGTGTTCGAAGCATATGAGGCACAATTGTTGTGAACTGCCTGatggaagaataaacataaatttcgtccactcattgttaaccagtgGTTTTCTTCAACATTCCTTCGTTTGAAACAAACCATGCTGTCCTCAtcgtctctcttcctctgtgctaTGGATAAATGTTTAGATCACAGTTGTAGCGGCAGCGAGCTGCTGTGGCGCTTTCAGGTGCGCTGACAGCACGGGTAAACAAATGATCGGATCTGTAGCCACGACTGTCAGaaaaaatccccccaaaaatctattctcgtgaatttatcatatAATGGTCACAGGTCTGGACAGAACCGCCACTCGGTCTGGATCCGGACTGCGGTCTGCCATTTGGTGATGCCTGCTCTAGTGACTTGTGTGTTCTAGACCGATGTCAGAAGGTACAGCTGCTGACAGTTGAAGACTTTTTCTTCTGGTGACGTAAACAAGATATCATCTTTGGTATTTCAGGCGATCCAGCCTAAAGAATGTGTCAGACCTGTTCGTGATGGGCAGCGCGTTGATCCTGGAGTCCTCGGTGCTGCTCCACTGGCTGGAGAGAGAAGGCTACTGGCCACTAGGAATGACTGGCATTTCCATGGGAGGATATGTGAGTTATCCAGCATGTAGTGGATAACTACATGTAGTACTATGTGTAGTACTTGATGACtcccttgtttgtttgtgtctctctgTTTAGATGGCGTCGCTGGCAGTGACCAATTGGCCCAAGCCGATCCCTCTGATCCCCTGTTTGTCCTGGTCCACTGCTTCCACTGTCTTCACCACGGTAACTCTGTCCACCTGCTTCACTGACCACACTGGACACGCATGTCCAGCTTCACATACACAGCTCAGAAACATTCTCAAGGATGCAGGTACAGGCCAGGGGTGAAAGGTCAATCCAACAAAGTTGGGTCAATGCAAAAGGGATACATGCTAAGAGAGTCTTGAACGATTCCACTCATCCATCAGCAGGCCGTCGTTTCCAGCAGGCAAGGACAGCTGAAGAACATAATTGCATTGTGGTCGTCCGATTCTAAGCTACACAGTAGTTTAGTACTGCATTTCAGATTGAAATGTGAGACACTGAACTACCATCATTCTCACTCTCTAGAAATGAGTTTTCATTAGATATTGGTGAAGAATTCAGTCACTCTCTGGTCCAGGCCTGAGCGTTTATCAACTGTATCTCTGAAGTTTAGCTGGCTTGGTGTTAAACTGAATGGTACACTATATTTTGAAAATGGGGGTTCATGCAGGTCTACCTCGACTTAAGTTCTTGATTATacgttggttttcaaaaaaatacacagaaaaatacaaatcaagCTCATGTCACTTTATTCCATTTTACGTTGGTCACCACAAACACTGgattcataaaatcactagtaaactgttaaaagcacataatatcatgttactgtacaataaatcagaataaaaatacatattaaaataagTACATATAGTTAAAATATCTACTGTTAAGCATCACTCGTGATTCATGGGATTGTGGGTGTCATGTTCTTATAGCCCAGTAAGCGTTCTTCCATTTAATCCATAATTGGAAGTCGGCTTTTACCAGTATGGTGATGGGTTCTGGTACAAGGAAGAAGTTAAAGGATTCCCAAAGAAGTTTATGGGGACTGATGTCTGTTGCATCCCTTTCTTTGGGAATTAGAACACCGACAGCTCTTCTCCATGCTTTGGGTACTACTTCTGCCAAACTATCCTCATGAGTCTCCAAATAAAGTGTAGGATGTCTGGAGCGTTCTTATAGAGCTTATATGGCACTCCAATAGGCCCTGACGCTGATCTTGCTCGCAGGACTACATTCTCCACTTCCTTCAATTTTGGAGGGCCAGTGTCCAGGCTGAAATCCGGAGGTTAAATAGGTGTGATGTTATGTGGGATGATCATCTGCTCATCCATTTTCGTGTCCTGGTGAACCTTTTCCGGATGTTCTTCCAGTTCCTGCTTTGGGGGAATTGACTGGGGCTGGTGGTGCCTTTCCACTTCTCCTGTTGTTTAACCCAAAGCGCTCTTCTCCGTAGTTGTATATGATCTCCCATCTTTTCCAGCTTTTTCTCTGCTGTTCCTACCTGCTGTTCCAGGATTTTTATCAGGTCATTTCCGTACTTGTCTTACCCTACGTAATGATAGGGGTGCTGATGCTCTGCAAACTTTGGTTTGTGTCCCGTGGCTGTACTTTAATCGACTGACTTGACTGGTCTCTTCGTAGGAAGTACTGGTCAATGCGAGGTCCCTGTCTCTGCCCTTCCCAGCACCATTTCCTCCCCTGGTGGATCTTCAACCCCTTTGCCGAAATTACTTTTTCCCATCCACATCTGCACGTTTGAAGTGTATAACCCTCTGCTGCTGTGGAAGTCTCATGTGCCTTGTTCTTACTCATAGTCGTTTCCATTCTTGTGTTTGTGGCCATGGTATCAATCGTTGAGCCATCTTGTGCCCCAGCTCTCGCAGCTGTAGGGGTATGTTCCTTTGTTGACTTTCTGTAGCACTTAATGGGTGTCTCCAACATACTGAAGCAGCATCGGAGACTGCTGGCATGGGTAGCTAGCCCAAGAGAGCCACAGTGGAGCCTATTCCCTCCATCCAGCTTTTTCTCCAAGCTGTCACATAGACTTTCCTATGTTGTCAGCTGTTCTTTCACAGCAGTCACCGTAGGAGTCCAGATAATCAGAATCATAAAACACGGGATGTGATGATAAAAAACTGTccaactgcattaaaaaaatcaaatttatttgtttgtcagcttaaaatagatttgtattaaccaaatatttttgaaatgcattcataaatgaGGTTCAGTAGAGAAAATTAGTTTAGCGTGGAGACCAGTTAGTTTGATTTCAGTAAGCTGAGGTTTACcctgtccacacagaagttacCCTAGCTGTTAGCTTTGCTAACATCATGTGTTAAGAATGAGGCCACTGTGTAGAGCTGTCTTCAACCCGACCCAAAGGTCCACGACCCACCATCTGAGTGCCATCCTGGAATGAACCCACTGCATCAGGAGAGAATCCATGTGTGATGGAAGAACCTGAACCTTCAGTTTGTTTAGGCCATCAGCTGAAGTTACCCAGAACACTGTCCCCTGTTGATATGGACGGAACAGAGACATGATGAGTCACTGTTcaaactgaagtgtgtgtgtgtgtgtgtgtgtgtgtgtgtgtgtgtgtgtgtgtgtgtgtgtgtgtgtgtgtgtgtgtgtgtgtgtgtgtgtgtgtgtgtgtgtgtgtgtgtgtgtgtgtgtgtgtgtgctcacgtGTGTTCTTGCAGGGCGTCCTGAGTAGAGCGATCAATTGGGCGGCGCTGCAGAGGCAGTATGCCATCAACTCGGTGTACGAGGAGGAGATCGTGGAGCTGCTGCAGTACTGCGGGGTGTGTCATTTTATAGAGTCTAGTCCCACAAGAGGCTTCGAAAATCGAACTAAATGTGGACATAATTAGCTAGCAATTAATCAATTTAGTCATCTGATCAGGAATCAATAAAAGTAACAGCTAATTGTACAACTGGAATCGCCTCACTTATTGTAGATGTTTGACAGCGTGGACCTACTGGACAATCGTAACCTGTCATAGGCCCATTCAGTCCCCTGGTCACTGACATCAACCTCTGTTCTGTGTTCACCGCCATCAGGCTGATTCCTTCAAGAAGGAACTTTTGAAGAACTCTTCTTTAGGTCATCTGCTTGATCTGTTTGGAGACCACAGGGTGTCACTGAGCCACAGCTATAAAGAAGAAGGACATGGACTATTGATCAGTAGAACTGTCGGAGGCAAAATCCACAAGTTCCCAGATTCAGTCAACGATAGTGGAACCAATTCAAGGTAAAGTTTACCGACACAGTGTGGTAAACGTAGCACTGTTTACTAAACAGTGTTACAGTGTAACGTTTACCAACAGTGTAATGTTTACACCACCACGTGgttaactgtttttatttgattggttttcttttttgccaTTTCATGTAAATCCCACCTTTTTTCAAAGTCACTGTTTAGTCAGTGGTTCGGGTTCTGGAGCTTGTGTTCAAGCCAAAGAATCTAATTCTGTGGTTCATAAGTGTCTGATAGAGTCCTAAAGGTGTGAGTGTAAAAGTTCTGAATAACATGAGAACATGTTATTATTTGTATACTATTAGTTTAAGCAGATTGTCTGTTTAGTCATGTGATTTAGATGAATATCAGACCGCATTTTATGACAAATGTCTGCAGAAATATAAGAAACTCCAAAGGGTTCACATACCTTTTGTTgcaatgtaagaaaaaaaatcttacattcacatttcccacaatttttttctggttcTGATTGTTGGCTCACCGTTAATGCAAAAGATTTACTTACTTTGACCAATAAAAAGTCAAAGGGCAGagatccatcaatccatccattttccatcgcgcaggggcagcagcttcaagagggagccccaaacttccctttccccagcctCATCTAACAGTTCTGAGTGGGGGAtcccgaggtgttcccaggccatgAGTATTGATTATAAGCAAAAAACtttttaatattgtgtttgGTATGTTCTTATCAATCACTTCCATAGTTTTTCTAACTGCTCTATGTTGCTATGATTGAACACATGACCGATGACGGTACACATCTTGAGACTTCAGTGAATTCTAGTCTCTCATAAACCTTTACATTATTCCACCGTGTTTCTGTGTCAGTCACATCAGAGCAGTCTTGTGACAAACTGCAGTTTCCAAGTTTTATGACCTTGAGGTGCTCACTTACCTGTAGCAGAAAGTACATGAGCAATCATGCTGCTTCACAACGGCGCATCTCCAGAATTATTCACTGGCCAATTTTTAGGAATCTTTTTTTAAGGACCAATTCCCTTTGCATACAAAcctgttatttttcttacatGTAAGAAAACCAATGGATCTTTTAGAAGGCAGTAAGTAACCGATGGCCCGTTACCTTTGGAGCCAAAGTCTAAACTACGAATTTTGCACAGACCCTACCACTTTGGAAACATCACGTCTGATAGGTGGACAGCTTGTGGATCCACTGTGGTTAAGCTGCAGTTAGACTGCTTTGGTGCTGAGTCAATCCTTGGAAATCCTTGGAGGATGGCACGGATCTTCACATCATAGCCACTAGTACTTTGACCAGTTCCTGGATGGTGGAGACATTACCTGTAATCTTCTTAAGACTgtaatcgtcttgtcttcaaTTTGATACTGTTGATCATAATATTCTTGTGAGGCAATTACAAGATGAGATGGGCATTTAAACATCAGCAAACGGGTTTTGGTCATATCTATCTGACCAGTTTCAGTTTGttcatgtcaataataaatcctcAGATCGAGAGACTCTTACCTGTGGAGTGCCTCAAGGATCTGTTGTGGGGCCAATACTgtttaatttatatactgtatgatacAATTAAAaagaagggagatgtgcagagttgtggcaactacagaggaataaagctaatgagccatacaatgaagttatgggaaagagtaattGAAGCtcgactaagggcagaagtgagcatttgtgagcagcagtatggtttcatgccaaaaaagagtactacagatgaagtatttgctttgaggatgttgatagagaaatacagagaaggccagagggagctgcattgtgtttttgtagatctggagaaagtttatgacagggtgcccagagaggaactgtggtattgtatgaggaagtctggagtggcagagaagtatgttagaacggtgcaggacatgtatgaggactgtaagacagtggtgaggtgtgctgtaggtgtgacagaggagttcaaggtggaggtgggactgcatcagggatcagctctgggccctggtctagagacagtgtcactgaggaaaagacaggagacagagctgcaggtagcagacatgaagatgctgaggttctctttgggagtgaccaggatggatagaatCAGGAATTAGTACATCagagcacatgttagaggttttggatataaagtcagagaggccagactgagatggtttggacatgtccagtggagaaatagtgaatatattggtagaaggatgctgagttttgaaaataccctcagcccagactgctgagggtatttttcacTGTCTCTACATTACttactttaggagcttctgttacttctctttacctgctgctggaggaagccagagaacctggagaaaacccacacagacacagggagaacataaaaacacagaaaagccagagggcggggggaggggggttgggcACAATTACATTCTGAATTGATGTGATGAAATTCACGGAGTAGTAGACAAAACTAGGGGGGGACCAACATCCACTCTATATCATTCCAAAGCAATTAAATTAGGAGCTGCTGCTTCAGAAAACTATGGTGCAATTACTTCAACACTGACTGACACCTTATTTACAATTTTACAGTAGGACAAAGTTGTATTAAAAATTTCTGTACAACATTGGACACtgtgtaaaatgaataaaaatagttCTTACTGTTGCATTTCatggtttaaaatatttaaaactttgaCAGTTGCTTGGATTATTTCAATACACTGTTGTGTCCAGAACAGCAGCTTTATTCCCTGATCTCCTGGTCCTTCGTTCACATGTGCTTACttgttggtgtgttttatagGAGCCAGCCTGCAGACAACAGCCTCCATAAAACCAGAGTGGACTCGGCCAGATCCCGCCAGACGTCCTTACACAGAGACTCTATCAGCTTCATGAAGGGTGTGATGGATGAGTGTACACACATGGCTAACTTCTCTGGTAAGTTTGATGGTTAGGGTGTTTACTGCCATCATTTTCATCAcactgatgcattctgggacacTGTAATGCTCTCAAGGAGTGGGGAGAGATAATTGAATAGAGCAAAAAGAttaaagagaagaaagacaaatgGATAGACGAGTGTCCTTGTGTGCTTCCCTGACATCATACCACCAGGACCCAACCTGACCCTGCTCCAGTACCATGTGAAGGGCTAACATTCAAACTAGCCAAAGATGACCCACAGACCGGAGGGAGACAGGTGTACCAGGATAAGGTCCAGGATGGTCCAGAACAAACAACCAGGGACACAGACCACCAGTACCTGAAGACTGATGGTCCAGAACAAagaacttgtttgtttgtttagtctTACAGACGTTATGGTgcatgcaaatgaaaacaaggGTAACATACATTTAACAGCCACTTCATTTGGTACTCTTGTTTATGTGCTCTAAATAGCAGCTGACTTGACAGTAACTCAAAGCATGTAGACATAACCAGCATCAGAATGGGGACGAGGTGGTGAAAATATGAATGTGTCATGGTTGCTGGTGCCAGATGTGGTGACTCTTGAGTGAGTCATTCCACTTGTAATCAGCTGTGGTCATTATCAGCTTCACCCCAGTACTAAAGGTTCCACTGTTTTCCTGTCCCTGTGTCACCATGTCATTAACGGCTCCAGTGCCTGTGGACACCAGTCTCATCATTGTGGTACAGGCCAAAGAGGACGCCTATGTTCCCCGGACTGGAGTCCTCAGTCTGCAGGAGATCTGGCCGGAATGTGAAGTCAGATATCTGAATGGCGGACACATCAGCGCGTACCTGTTCAAGCAGAATGTCTTCAGGTAAACTGAGACTCACACATCATTAGAAAACATGACTTTGCTTACAGTTACATGTGCTGCTTTAGAGGAGGAGTGGGAAAAT
The Antennarius striatus isolate MH-2024 chromosome 10, ASM4005453v1, whole genome shotgun sequence genome window above contains:
- the abhd18 gene encoding protein ABHD18, producing MGVSRLDVFYRRLLLTKLFIGGWGKPEDLKRIFEFRKVVGDRAKCQLLVPKDYPVHISKTEEHGDCQILEGFFISPLEHFLPGVLPPEAVKARFQFIVPKRWQKNRPVCIHLAGTGDHFFWRRRTLMARPMIREAGMASLLLENPYYGYRKPKDQLRSSLKNVSDLFVMGSALILESSVLLHWLEREGYWPLGMTGISMGGYMASLAVTNWPKPIPLIPCLSWSTASTVFTTGVLSRAINWAALQRQYAINSVYEEEIVELLQYCGADSFKKELLKNSSLGHLLDLFGDHRVSLSHSYKEEGHGLLISRTVGGKIHKFPDSVNDSGTNSRSQPADNSLHKTRVDSARSRQTSLHRDSISFMKGVMDECTHMANFSVPVDTSLIIVVQAKEDAYVPRTGVLSLQEIWPECEVRYLNGGHISAYLFKQNVFRQAIYDTFNRFSLKYPNPH